From Meles meles chromosome 5, mMelMel3.1 paternal haplotype, whole genome shotgun sequence, one genomic window encodes:
- the LOC123941710 gene encoding DLA class II histocompatibility antigen, DR-1 beta chain: MVCLCFLGGAWMTALTLILMVLSPPLAWARDTPRHFLFLTTSECHFTNGTERVRFLDRYFYNGEEYVRFDSDVGEYRPVTELGRPDAQYWNSQKDIMERRRAAVDTYCRHNYGVVESFLVQRRVEPTVTVYPAKNQPLQHHNLLVCSVNGFYPGHIEVRWFRNGQEEESGVVSTGLIPNGDWTFQTLVMLETVPQSGEVYTCQVEHPSLTSPVTVEWRAQSGSAQSKILSGTGGFVLGLLFLVVGLFIYFRNQKGHSGLQPTGLLS, from the exons ATGGTGTGTCTGTGTTTCCTTGGAGGCGCCTGGATGACAGCTCTGACACTGATACTGATGGTGCTGAGCCCTCCCTTGGCTTGGGCCAGGGACACCCCAC GACATTTCCTGTTCCTGACGACGTCGGAGTGCCACTTCACCAACGGCACGGAGCGGGTGCGGTTCCTGGATAGGTATTTCTATAACGGCGAGGAGTACGTGCGCTTCGACAGCGACGTGGGGGAGTACCGGCCGGTGACCGAGCTGGGGCGGCCGGACGCTCAGTACTGGAACAGCCAGAAGGACATCATGGAGCGGAGGCGGGCCGCGGTGGACACATACTGCAGACACAACTACGGGGTGGTTGAGAGCTTCCTGGTGCAGCGGCGAG TGGAGCCTACAGTGACTGTGTATCCCGCGAAGAACCAGCCCCTGCAGCACCACAACCTCCTGGTCTGCTCTGTGAATGGTTTCTATCCAGGCCACATTGAAGTCAGGTGGTTCCGGAATGGCCAGGAAGAGGAGTCTGGGGTCGTGTCCACAGGCCTGATCCCTAATGGAGACTGGACCTTCCAGACCCTGGTGATGCTGGAGACTGTTCCTCAGAGTGGAGAGGTCTACACCTGCCAAGTGGAGCACCCCAGTTTGACGAGCCCTGTCACCGTGGAATGGA GGGCACAGTCTGGGTCTGCACAGAGCAAGATTCTGAGTGGAACTGGAGGCTTTGTTCTGGGTCTGCTCTTCCTCGTGGTGGGGCTGTTCATCTACTTCAGGAATCAGAAGG gACACTCTGGACTTCAGCCAACAG gTCTCCTGAGCTGA